The following proteins are encoded in a genomic region of Pyramidobacter porci:
- the dctP gene encoding TRAP transporter substrate-binding protein DctP: MKKFGIVVLAALFCCSSVCAAEKTYTWKISTIRPAGTAIDNDVKAFIKEVKTKSNGRINIEIYPNAQLGDYTVVQERISVGSVEMAVQSISTSVDRQLQMVNLPYLVKDWSGIRKNFRTGSPFMNWLAERLAKQDIKLLGMWPSYFGGIALAKEPPSPGNPSVNKGLKVRVMPQKSYELLGESQGYMATPLPLAETFTALQTGIVDGIFGAGAEGYYANYRDLVKFYIPSNTHVEAWPLIMNMELWESLSDGDKKIIVEAAKHFEDHRMEVGEADTAYNEKRLEDYGAKIIRLTPEQLTACAEAARKAIFPAIREAIGPKNFDAVVSMINE, from the coding sequence ATGAAGAAGTTTGGTATTGTCGTACTTGCTGCGCTGTTTTGCTGCTCCAGCGTCTGTGCCGCGGAAAAGACCTATACGTGGAAGATTTCTACGATTCGTCCGGCCGGTACCGCCATAGACAATGATGTGAAAGCTTTCATCAAAGAAGTCAAAACCAAGTCCAACGGCCGAATCAACATCGAGATTTACCCCAACGCTCAGCTCGGCGACTACACGGTGGTGCAGGAGCGTATCAGCGTCGGTTCCGTGGAGATGGCTGTGCAGTCCATCAGCACATCGGTGGACCGTCAGTTGCAGATGGTCAATCTGCCCTATCTTGTCAAGGACTGGAGCGGCATCCGCAAAAATTTCCGCACCGGTTCGCCCTTCATGAACTGGCTTGCTGAACGTCTTGCCAAACAAGACATCAAGCTCTTAGGCATGTGGCCCTCCTACTTCGGCGGCATCGCGCTTGCCAAAGAACCGCCCAGCCCCGGCAATCCTTCCGTCAACAAGGGCTTGAAGGTCCGCGTCATGCCTCAGAAATCCTACGAACTGCTCGGCGAATCTCAGGGCTACATGGCTACGCCTCTGCCTCTGGCTGAGACATTCACAGCCTTGCAGACCGGCATTGTCGACGGCATTTTTGGAGCCGGCGCTGAGGGCTATTATGCCAATTACCGCGACCTGGTAAAGTTCTATATCCCTTCCAACACTCACGTTGAAGCGTGGCCTTTGATTATGAACATGGAGCTGTGGGAGTCCCTTTCCGACGGAGACAAGAAAATCATCGTCGAGGCCGCCAAGCACTTCGAAGATCATCGCATGGAAGTCGGCGAAGCGGATACCGCGTACAACGAAAAACGCCTTGAGGACTACGGCGCAAAGATCATCCGTCTTACCCCCGAGCAGCTGACCGCCTGCGCTGAGGCCGCCCGCAAAGCGATTTTCCCCGCGATCCGCGAAGCCATCGGTCCAAAAAATTTTGACGCCGTCGTCAGTATGATCAACGAGTAA